ATACATTTCCTATCAAACCATTAGAAGTTACTTCCAATGATgcgatcacatgtattgtttcagtgcaTCACAATGATGCTtccgtattatttgaccctggttccacttattcatgtGTGTCATCATAATTTGCTCGTTACTTAGATATGCCTTGTGATTCCTTACTTATACATGTTCATATATCTATATCGGTggatgattctattattgtggaccgcatgtatcgatcgtgtgtggtgactattgggggttatGAGAACAGAGTTGATCTTTTAgtgcttagcatggttgattgtgatgtaattttgggcatgaaattgtTGTCGCCATGTCacactattcttgattatcacgctaagaccatgactTTAGTGATGCCGAGGTTAGAGTGGAGTATCtccttggattatgttcctagtagggtgatttcacatttgaaggctcaacggatggttgagaagggacgTTTAGCATATTTGGCCTtcatgagggatgttagtgttgatactcctaccgttgagtaaGTTCCAGTAGCGAGAGACTTCCCATATGTATTTCTAgcaaacctgtcgggcatgccacccgacaggaacattgattttagtattgacttggtaccgggcacttagcccatctcTATTTCACCATACCACATGGAACCTAtagagttgaagaagttgaaggaacaattgtAGAAATTACTTGATAAGGTCTTCATCAGTCCTAGTGTGTGACCTTGGGTCCATCAGTTatatttgtgaggaagaaggatggtactttgaggatgtgtattgactacaagCAATTGACCAAAGTTACAATAtggaacaagtacccactactaCACATTCATGACTTACTTGATCACCTTCAAagtgctagagtgttctcgaagattaATTTGAGGTCGGGATATCATTAGTTAAAGATCCGGGATTCAAACATTCTGAAGATGACAtttaggacccgctatggtcactatgcgTTTaaagtgatgtcttttgggctgaccaatgccccaacaacctttatgcacttgatgaacatcgTGTTCCATCCATATCATGATTCCTttatcatagtattcattgatgatatattggtgtgcCCACGCAGCAAGGAAGATTATGAGCGATATCTGCGGATTATATTCCAGATACCAGATTAACATCAATACGCTAAATTATCTAAGTGTGAGctttggcttgattcggtggtgttcttggggcacgtggtgtctagagaagggattaaggtggatccgaagaagatttaGGCAATTCAGAGTTGGTATAGAGCGTCTTCAGTTACATAGATTCGGTGCTGTCACgtcccaaactcggggagcacgatcggaactcaaccgagtgaacccagccgagcaagcctattagatttacttctaccaaaactcatccatgaataaagaggagatgcactccataAATCAAACACtgcaaatattttattaacaactcccatttcattccattagctacttcattcataattttcaaagtattacaagtttatagatataatgtaaaacttgttttcaaaatagcaacatttctagttcaattcccaacatcatacaccacccacaacctgtctacggagcctctaaatatgaCAGAAGAAAGAATGGAAGTGCCAGCAAGAAGGCAccggctatacctcaagacaCAAAGTGTAACATCAAGTGACATCTGTACCGAAATAGAACAGGGATCACCAAAACCTGCTAAATAGGGAGTAActactaacgaggaccaaagttgcacCGCTgatgaatcacctgcatccattgaagatgcagtgcccccggcaaaagggacattagtacatatggaatagtactagtatgtaaagctagctgtcctctttcaaaataaaaacaaTAAGTCACAATCTTGTTACCTTGAGAAATGGAAGAGTgttagaagaagttccaaagaaaaagaagtataTGGCTAGTCTTGAAGGAGAATTAATTCCCAAGCTAGTTGAGGAGAATGAGAAAGACAAAAAAGGATCAGAGCCAGTAATTATGACAAGGCCACCACCTCCGTTTCCACAAAGACTGCAGAAGCAAAAAGATGATGCTAAGTACAAGAAATTCTTAGATATTTTGAGCCAAGTGCGTGTGAATTTGCCTTTGGTGGAAATTTTGCATGAAGTGCCTAAGTATGCAAGGTATCTCAGAGATATTGTGGCAAACAAGTGATGACATATAAAGtttgaaacagttgcacttactgaagagtgcaTTGCTAAAGTTGAGAGTAaacttcctcctaagttgaaggatcctGGGAGCTTCACAATTCCTCTATCTCTTGGAAAACAAGAAGTTGGTAGATCCCTGGGTGATTTAGGGgctagtataaatttgatgccatccTTTTTGTTTAAGCAACTCGGATTGGGGGTGCTTAGACCTACTACAATTACTGTACAGTTAGCAGATAGGTCACTAGTTATGCCAGAAGGAAttattgaggatgtgttagttCGAGTTGGAAAGTTTATTCTTCCTGCTGATTTTATTGTTCTTGATTATGAGGCAGATGAGGAAGTGCCCATTATTTTGGGGCGACCATTCTTAGCTACTGGTGGAGCGATTATTGATGTGAGGGAAGGGAAAACTCGAGGAGATAGACcgacactcaaccgagtgaacccggccgagcaaccctattagattttcttctaccaaaactcatccatgaataaagaggatatGCACTCCATAAAACAAACACTGAAAATATgttattaacaactcccatttcattccattagctacttcattcataatttccaaggtattacaagtttatagatataatgcaaaatatgtttgccaaataaaaatatttctagttcaatttccaacatcatacaccacccacaacctgtctacggagcctctaaatatgaCAGAAGaaagtatggaagtgccggcaacaaggcaccggctatacctcaagacaCAAAGTGTAACATCAAGTGACATCGGGCCCGGAATagaatagggctcaccaaaatctgctgaatagggagtaactgataacgaggaccaaagttacACCGCTGATGAATCacttgcatccattgaagatgcagcgcctccagcaaaaagggacgttagtatatatggaatagtactagtatgtaaagctaaccatcatctttcaaaatagaataccaatGTTACAAGGGGATCAATAAAAACAACAAGTCATCAATGATATTCAAATACCAagtgaaaacataataatttccaaaatatgaagataacaatggaagtgataatcaaattatgatgataatattatttttggttgggagatctttagcaccgatataccactgttcacaataccaatgttcataATACTAGTGTTCACAATACtgatgttcacaataccaatgttcataataccagtgttcacaataccgatgttcacaataccaatatttaTAATACAGATGTTCAGAATACCAATGCCactgtacttttagcacggagtccgatcacgacccgatcggataggctatctcattagagaaatcaaccacaattactatcaataccaataccatcgtaattttagcacggagtccgatcacgatctgatcggctaggctatatcactagagaatcaaccacaattactatcaataccaatatcactgaaattttagcacggagtccgatcacgacccgatcggctaggttatcTCATTAGAGagtcaaccacaattactatcaataccaataccaccgtaattttagcacggagtccgatcactacccgatcgtctaggctgtcttatttgaaaacatcaaccaaaatctcaatatcaattataatttctagcacaatcaccaccatgtgtgcgacatggtgtccgatcacgacctgatcggataggctgtcttattcgagacatcaacccttttatatcaatcaatcttatcccaattaagagtaataattttatcacatcaatctcatcccaaataaaggaaataattcacaaaaataacataggtgcaaATGTATTTACTTCATCATCTTCTAtattgtataaatctccactagtagtttcaaccaataacaacaataatatttccttcgctcttttggccattcacaagattctttattcaaggcacggtggccatatttgttattccatacttttatttcttccctctcatgtatcataatcataaatatcaacatacatataatattccaTAAATCATAACTTTAACTttattagaaatgaacaatttaggcaccatagatttctttccgagaaatggagtaaaatgattggcaattgatgcaaaagttaaaatcatcaacaaataatacaccatttattcttgactCATTTCCCCCcacaaagggcaatacacaatttccactcacgaatatgcaagaacgcaaaacacattgaaaatactcacaaatcaTAACGTCtattaaaacagccacatatgagCATGACTTGAGATTATAGGCTTTTAggaaattctattttcgaagtcaattcggaatagttaaatcaaggctcatttcataacctttctcacatcatttcgtTTCATTGGCTCCATTGGCCATAAGTATGACTTTCACTCATatcaatcattgcatttcatacttctttcgcATCTTGTAATTCATtagcaccattggccacaagtataactttcacttatatcaattattgcatttcatacttctttcacatctttatcGGTTATCAAcagtaagacatttccaatcaagtctttaagtacacatatgagcaattaagagtcttaatcatattgagttttatcacacaatttggaatcataaccttcatttgaaacacaactaAAAGATATAGCATTtaaatacacatatcattcttgaacacattcccaaaggataacataatgtgtttggaacattcggaacacattttgaatacttTATTCTCGACACTTTacttattcgggacaatcaaatttattagaaacaactcggaacatagaacaaggaacttgagacaaccatacttgaaacttatgagaacatcattgaattcaattctaagagagtagtttagccaacataccttgctttgagctttccttaaattactacaatgttccgaaaattctagcaatcccaatatattttgagacataataaaattgaaccattattaggaagatattaatgatctcagctcatttgagcattttatcaagcactaggtgtgcaaatttaactacaaggttatcctacaagatttccttcactccacaacccaatatttacttatttgagctcaacaatcttcccacaaaccttattagtacaagcatgtataaataatactcttactcCCAAAAATCATActcccaagaatcatactcccaatcacccatcttttaccccaaactcgaaattaaagactAAGGGTTTGAAttttacctcttagatgaagatcttatgagatttccttgttggatttcaaagcttgggcaAGAACTTGATGAaaaaacacttcatctactttatctctctagaacactctcacttctctctaaaagcCCTTAGATAATTGCCCCGAAATAAACCCCAATGCCTATTTAtcaatggaccgcagaatggctaTGCGGGTCGTAAAATGGTCGCAAAATTGGTGCCTAGAACGGAgctgttctggtccattctgcgaccagtttgcggtcgcagaagcactttcgcggccgcataattattctgagatcgcagaattggtcgcagaattgtatttttccagcctttggtaatttgatcataacttcttgtaggagtgtccaaataacaaacggtttaaagctttagaaactagacacatataCCTTA
The sequence above is drawn from the Nicotiana tabacum cultivar K326 chromosome 13, ASM71507v2, whole genome shotgun sequence genome and encodes:
- the LOC107794913 gene encoding uncharacterized protein LOC107794913, producing the protein MASLEGELIPKLVEENEKDKKGSEPVIMTRPPPPFPQRLQKQKDDAKYKKFLDILSQFETVALTEECIAKVESKLPPKLKDPGSFTIPLSLGKQEVGRSLGDLGASINLMPSFLFKQLGLGVLRPTTITVQLADRSLVMPEGIIEDVLVRVGKFILPADFIVLDYEADEEVPIILGRPFLATGGAIIDKYCEDPSHVLDISSLQLDNDLACDEESVSIFARLVRKMRLKDIELVNVQKRSQSVE